The DNA region GCCAAGCGTCCTCCGCAGCCGTGTGCGCGCCGGTGGCCGGGTGGCGCGCAGGTTCGCGTGGAGCATGGGGTCGCCTCCTGATGGAGTGGTGGGGGAGGTGTCGGTTCCTCGCGGTTCGGCATTCACCCAAGTTCGTTGTGGGCATGACAAACACGCTTCGGTGGATGGCCTCACAGTTGCGGGGTGGGGACTCCGAGAAGACTCGATTGCGCAGCGAGGTCGCCGCGTGAAGAAATGGAGGACTGCACGCCGGTATTTCCGGTGCGGCTTCCCTGGTATATCGGGGCGGCGAGTCCAACCGGATCTCCGGTCCGGCCTCGTGGGTGTCGGAAGAAGCGGAAGAAGCGGCGAGTTGGCGCGACTCCTCGCTCGCCGTCCGACCGCGCAGTACGCCGGGTGGCCGCTCGTGGCGCTCAGGTCCCCATGCCGGCCTCCCGATCGGCGGTGGATTCGACGAGTGGATGTTAGCGCTAACAATCAATCGTAAAAAAGATCACCGAGGTGAATGTCCCCGGCGTTGGCCAATGGGAGCTTCCAATACCCTGCGTGCAGTGTCAACCCTTCTTGCAACAATGCGCGCCTCTCGGTGGTCTGAATCGCCCCGGGTTCGGTAGAGATTCAGGTCGTGGCTGTGACCAGGGTTTCGTGTTCGTCAGGTAGTAGTTGGTCTCGTACTAGACGGGCGGGGATCTCGCATCAGTGCCCGCGCGATGACGACCCGCTGAGCGTGACCGCCGGAGAGCCGCTCGATCCGTTGACCGGCCTGGTCGGTGAGCCCAATAGGGTCCAGCAACTCGTCGGCACGGCTGTGCCGCTCAGCCCGGCCGATGCCGTGGTAGCGCGCGTGGAAGAGCAGGCTCTGCCGCACGTCCAGGGAACGGTCCAGGTTCTGGCGTTGGGGCACGACCGCGGGCAACCGCTTGGCCGCGGCCGGTCGGGCCACCACGTCCGTGCCGAAGAGCAGGCATCGGCCCGCGGTCGGCAGGATCCGGGTGGTCAGCACGCCGACGGTGGTGGACTTCCCCGCCCCGTTCGGACCGAGCGGGCCGAAGACCGTGCCCGGTCGACCGTGAAGCTCAGACCGTCCACGGCGGCCGCCGCGTGCGGGTGGTAGCGCTTGACGAGGCCGCTGACGGTGACGGCGTGGCTCATGCGTTTCTCTCCCCCTTTCGTGCGGTCCGGTCCTCGTGCGATCCGGTCCTCGTGCGGTCCGGCTACAGACGGCCGCCGCTGTCGACGAAACCGATCAGATCCTGGATCCGGTCCAGCGCGGTCACCCCGTGCACGTCCTCGACGGCGCGGGAGACCACATGGCAGATCAGGTTGCGTTCCAGCTCACCGATGCCGAGGCGGTACATGTTGAGGTACAGCCAGTTGAGTACGACCCGGTACTGCTGGAAGGCCTGCCAGCCGCCGAGTTGGTCGGCCGCTGCCCGGTGGCCGCCGAGCGCCTGGTGGAACGGGCTGCGCTCGGACCACTCGCTCCAGGTCGAACCCCATGCCTCCGGGTCGCCGTTCTCGTCGGTGTTGAGCGTCAACTCCCCGGATTCCAGGAGCCCGGCGGCCTGGTTGCGGTAGTGGAGGAGGGTGTCCGGGAGAGCGCCGAACAGGATGACCTCGTGGTGGTCGGCGGCCGCGGTGATCTCGACGACCCGTCGCCGGAAGTGCTCCGCGTTGGCCTCGTAGACCTGGTCGAACCGTGCGCGCAGGCCGTCGGGCATCTTCGCGATGAAGGCGTCGGCGTGTCCGCGGAAGGACATGTAGCCGTAGGTCACCGGCGGGAGGAACCGGTTCGCCACCGCGATGAACAGGTCCACTGCGAGCGCCATCTTCGAACCGCCGCCACGGACCCAGTCGAGGATGTCGAAGACGATGTCGTTGGTGTCGACGTAGTAGTCGGCGAGCAGGTCCGCCGCGGTCTGCCCGCCGAGCACGTGCAGGCGCTGGTCGTGGGGACCGGTCTCGACGGTGTTGTTGGGTGCCCAGGGCGTCAACGGCCCGCGTTCGCGCTCGTACCGGGCGAGCCGGACGTGCTGCGGGTGCGCGGCCCGCTCGTCCAGAACCACGGTGGACGGATGTGCCCGCAGGTACTCCTGGAGTACGTCGGCGACGGCCGGTGCGACGACGCCGTCGAAGGTCTCGGCGCTCGCCCGGATCGGAATGCGGACGTGCGGCCCGCGCCGCCAGTGCGGCTGGTAGTACACCTTGGACACGGCAGGGGCCACGGCCGTGATGAAGGGGCGCACCGCGTCCAGCAGCAGATCGGTCCGGTCGCCGTCGTGGTGGAAGACGTTCACGCTGCGCCACGAGGACTCCGTCATTTTCCATCTCCTTGACAGTTCAGCTCGATCACGTACTCGGTCACTCGGGGCGCGCCCCTGTCGTCGACGATGGCGGTCTCCGGCTCCGGTGCGACCTCCTGGAACACCGCCGCGCAGGCCGGGTCCCTGGCCAGCCGCTCGAAGGCCAGCACGAGTGGCGGTGACCCGATGTCGACGTACATCGGCTTGCGGGCGCGATCGCCGGCGAACGCACCCGCCGACACGGCGCCCGTCCGCAGGACGGAGACGAAGAACCGGGGTGGGATGCCGTGCTCGGCCAGCCAGGTCACCAGTGTGAGCAGGAAGTCCGCGTCGGGCTGGCCGGCTCCGCGGCGCGGAAGCGTGCCCGGCTGGGCCACCCAGGTGGCTCGCCGGAGCACCACGCGCCCGATGGTCAGCCGCGGCGCGTGCAGCACCCGGCCCTCCCCGCTGCCGGCGCTCGCGTCGTGCTGCAGCGGTTGGTCGGGCCGCAGCAGGATGGGGTTCTCGCCGAATGCCTCGATCAGCAACGCCATGACCGGCGGGAGCAGCCGCTCGTAGGACAGCCCGCCGTGGACGGGCCGGACGGCCGACCCGTTGTCGAACAGGACCGGAAGTCCGTCCTCACCCACGCCGACCGTCAGCCGGGCGGGCGGTGGGTAGTCGAGCCGGTCCGGCAGGGTGATCTCGCGCTGGTTGAGCGAGGTGGCCTGGGTCTGGGTGAACTCCGCGTACGTCGGCGCTGGCGGGTGCACCGGGTCGACCGGGAGCGGATCCTCCCCGACCTGGTGCAGCAGTCGGCGCACCTGGGACCGGCCCCGGCCGAAGCCGGAGTTCACCGCGTTGACGATCAACGCGGTGCCGTCGTGCTGGGCGTACACGGCGACCGACCCGGCCGGGCGCACCCAGGTCGGCAGCGCGTCGAGCGCCTGCTCGATCCGCTGCCGGTCCGGCATCGCGCGCCGGATGCCGGCGATCAGGCCGACCAGGTGGCGTACCTCCGCGATCGGGCTTGCCGCGAGGGTTTCGGTCGGCCCGGTCATGTCGAAGGCGACAGCGCGGGGATGTAGCCGCATCGCCTCGCGGCCGTCGCGCACCAGTTCGGCGTAGAACCGGTC from Kitasatospora cathayae includes:
- a CDS encoding thiopeptide maturation pyridine synthase, with protein sequence MTESSWRSVNVFHHDGDRTDLLLDAVRPFITAVAPAVSKVYYQPHWRRGPHVRIPIRASAETFDGVVAPAVADVLQEYLRAHPSTVVLDERAAHPQHVRLARYERERGPLTPWAPNNTVETGPHDQRLHVLGGQTAADLLADYYVDTNDIVFDILDWVRGGGSKMALAVDLFIAVANRFLPPVTYGYMSFRGHADAFIAKMPDGLRARFDQVYEANAEHFRRRVVEITAAADHHEVILFGALPDTLLHYRNQAAGLLESGELTLNTDENGDPEAWGSTWSEWSERSPFHQALGGHRAAADQLGGWQAFQQYRVVLNWLYLNMYRLGIGELERNLICHVVSRAVEDVHGVTALDRIQDLIGFVDSGGRL